One part of the Lachnospiraceae bacterium JLR.KK002 genome encodes these proteins:
- a CDS encoding ABC transporter permease — MAKYIGKRLVLAIVTIFIVSAITFFVMNAIPGGPFNKEKATSAEAQKVLEKRYNLDKPLGEQYVIYLNNLLHGDWGISLHNGRDIWKEITGRFQVSAKLGGMAAAVAIVIGLVLGSIAALTRNRFPDRLIIFFTTLGTAMPSFVLATLLLLVFCLKLGWFPVWSSGNPNYVLPIIALSVYPMAYITRLTKTSMLDALNQDYVRTAKAKGVPGWKVIFKHALRNALVPVVTYVSPMVAYILIGSMVVENIFTIGGLGSTFVTSIVNRDYTMIMAVTLFLAILMVIANLLTDIAYKMIDPRITFE; from the coding sequence CTGGCAAAGTATATTGGAAAACGACTCGTACTGGCAATTGTTACGATTTTCATTGTCAGCGCCATTACATTTTTTGTAATGAATGCGATTCCGGGCGGGCCCTTTAACAAGGAGAAGGCTACCAGCGCGGAGGCCCAGAAAGTTCTGGAGAAACGGTATAATCTGGATAAACCACTGGGAGAGCAGTATGTAATCTATCTGAATAACCTGCTGCATGGAGACTGGGGAATTTCTTTACATAACGGACGTGATATCTGGAAGGAAATTACAGGGCGTTTCCAGGTGTCGGCAAAGCTGGGGGGAATGGCAGCGGCAGTTGCCATTGTAATCGGACTGGTGCTGGGCAGCATTGCAGCCCTTACCCGGAACCGGTTTCCGGATCGTCTGATTATCTTTTTTACAACTCTGGGAACAGCAATGCCCTCTTTTGTGCTGGCTACGCTGCTTCTGCTGGTATTCTGTCTGAAGCTGGGATGGTTTCCGGTGTGGTCTTCCGGCAATCCCAATTATGTTCTGCCGATTATCGCCCTTAGCGTATATCCCATGGCATATATTACACGTCTGACCAAAACAAGTATGCTGGATGCTCTGAATCAGGATTATGTCCGTACAGCAAAGGCAAAGGGCGTTCCGGGCTGGAAGGTGATTTTCAAACATGCCCTCCGCAATGCTCTGGTTCCGGTAGTGACCTACGTGAGTCCCATGGTTGCCTATATTCTGATCGGTTCCATGGTGGTGGAGAATATTTTTACCATCGGAGGACTGGGTTCTACTTTTGTAACCAGTATCGTAAACCGTGATTATACCATGATTATGGCTGTAACGCTGTTTCTTGCCATATTGATGGTAATTGCAAATCTGCTGACGGATATCGCATATAAGATGATAGATCCGAGAATCACGTTTGAATAG
- a CDS encoding ABC transporter permease: METMVENQELKKRQLFSAQVDLSKFKDKDFEQATEEEKKQQDVMGESTTFFKDGMRRLRKSPLAMGSIVVLALILALIIIAPMIVPYKYSQIISVNGVRDKTAANMGPFEYSKLETKYMEETGEKLFPRIFGTDSLSRDYFIRVIYGTRVSLSVGVVASIMVLIIGLLYGSIAGYFGGTLDLIMMRIVDVIYSLPDMLIIILLSVVLNETLKSVLEGTVLQALGTNMISIFIVFGLLYWVSMARLIRGQILTIKNNEYVLAARCIGTKNGRILRKHILPNCLSVIIITTTLQVPSAIFTESYLSFLGLGVSDPLTSLGSLANDARAGMQSYPLRLVIPAIAICLIVLALNLLGDGLRDTFDSKLK, from the coding sequence ATGGAAACCATGGTGGAGAATCAGGAACTGAAAAAGAGGCAGCTCTTTTCCGCACAGGTGGATTTGAGCAAATTTAAAGATAAAGATTTTGAACAGGCAACGGAGGAGGAGAAGAAACAGCAGGATGTTATGGGAGAGTCCACCACCTTTTTCAAAGACGGTATGAGACGTCTCAGGAAAAGTCCTCTGGCTATGGGCAGTATTGTGGTACTGGCGCTGATTCTTGCTCTTATCATTATCGCGCCCATGATTGTGCCTTACAAATATTCACAGATTATATCGGTAAACGGAGTGCGTGACAAAACGGCGGCGAATATGGGGCCTTTTGAATATTCCAAACTGGAGACAAAGTACATGGAGGAAACCGGAGAAAAGCTGTTTCCTCGTATTTTCGGTACGGACAGCCTGAGCAGGGATTACTTTATCCGTGTGATTTACGGAACAAGGGTAAGCCTGTCCGTGGGAGTTGTGGCTTCCATTATGGTATTGATTATCGGTCTTTTGTACGGCTCTATTGCCGGCTATTTCGGAGGAACGCTGGATTTGATTATGATGCGTATTGTGGACGTCATCTATTCTCTGCCGGATATGCTGATTATTATTCTGTTGTCCGTGGTGCTGAATGAGACCTTGAAATCTGTGCTGGAAGGCACTGTGCTGCAGGCGCTGGGAACCAATATGATTTCGATTTTTATTGTGTTCGGCCTGCTGTACTGGGTAAGCATGGCAAGGCTGATTCGCGGACAGATTCTTACGATTAAGAACAATGAGTATGTGCTGGCGGCCCGCTGTATCGGTACAAAAAACGGCAGGATTCTCAGAAAGCATATTCTGCCCAACTGTCTGTCGGTCATTATTATTACCACAACCCTGCAGGTGCCGAGCGCAATTTTTACAGAGAGTTATCTGAGTTTCCTTGGGCTGGGTGTTTCGGACCCTCTGACTTCTCTGGGAAGTCTGGCCAACGACGCCAGAGCAGGTATGCAGTCCTATCCTCTGCGCCTGGTGATTCCGGCCATTGCAATCTGCCTGATTGTGCTGGCGCTTAATTTGCTGGGGGACGGCCTGCGGGATACATTTGATTCGAAACTGAAGTAA
- a CDS encoding ABC transporter ATP-binding protein, with protein sequence MSEDNKYILEVKDLHTSFFTENGEVQAVNGISFTLEPGKTLGIVGESGSGKSVTAYSVMQILAETGRITGGEVRYQGEDIIGWNSRQMQKFRGAKCSIIFQDPMTSLNPVFTVGSQLTEAILLHTDKDKKQARERAIEMLTLVGVNEPESRLKQYPHELSGGMRQRVMIAMALVCEPDILIADEPTTALDVTIQAQILELMQELQQKLGMAIIMVTHDLGVIASMCDEILVMYGGRVCERGTADDIFYRPAHEYTKGLLRSIPKTDNMNEKLVPIGGTPINLLQMPEGCAFCPRCDAAMKICLKEKPEELRVSETHLASCWMNIKELYEAQEGEQS encoded by the coding sequence ATGAGTGAAGATAATAAATATATTTTGGAAGTAAAAGATCTCCATACCAGTTTTTTTACGGAAAATGGAGAGGTGCAGGCGGTAAATGGAATTTCCTTTACCCTGGAGCCCGGAAAAACCCTGGGAATTGTGGGAGAATCCGGTTCCGGTAAGTCGGTAACCGCCTATTCCGTTATGCAGATTCTTGCGGAAACCGGTAGAATCACCGGCGGGGAAGTGAGGTATCAGGGAGAGGATATTATCGGATGGAACAGCAGGCAGATGCAGAAGTTCCGGGGAGCGAAATGTTCTATTATTTTCCAGGACCCCATGACCAGCCTGAATCCGGTGTTTACGGTGGGAAGCCAGCTTACGGAGGCGATTCTTCTTCATACAGATAAAGATAAGAAGCAGGCCAGGGAGCGGGCCATTGAAATGCTGACGCTGGTGGGCGTAAATGAGCCGGAGAGCCGGCTGAAACAGTATCCCCATGAGCTTTCCGGCGGTATGCGCCAGCGTGTGATGATTGCCATGGCTCTTGTATGCGAGCCGGATATTCTGATTGCGGATGAACCTACCACTGCGCTGGATGTGACCATTCAGGCTCAGATTCTGGAGTTGATGCAGGAACTGCAGCAGAAGCTGGGCATGGCCATTATCATGGTGACTCATGATCTGGGCGTAATTGCCAGCATGTGTGATGAAATTCTGGTTATGTATGGCGGACGTGTCTGCGAAAGAGGCACAGCGGATGATATTTTCTATCGTCCGGCCCATGAATATACGAAAGGCCTGCTGCGCTCCATTCCGAAGACAGACAATATGAATGAAAAGCTGGTTCCCATTGGCGGAACCCCTATCAATCTGCTGCAGATGCCGGAGGGCTGTGCGTTCTGTCCCAGATGCGACGCAGCCATGAAAATCTGCCTGAAAGAGAAGCCGGAGGAGCTGCGCGTCAGTGAAACCCATCTGGCAAGCTGCTGGATGAATATAAAAGAATTGTATGAAGCACAGGAAGGAGAACAGTCATGA
- a CDS encoding oligopeptide/dipeptide ABC transporter ATP-binding protein produces MSEKEKYLLKVDHLKQYFPVRQGFKTIPLKAVDDISFAVKPGETLGLVGESGCGKTTVGRTLLRLYQPTAGRIEFDGNVLFDSGEQYDEKGKLKLGTDGKPVMGKKVDVDMLPYRKQMQMVFQDPYSSLNPRMTVEDIIGEPLDVHKLYSGREERREKILQLMDLVGLNAEHAMRYAHEFSGGQRQRIGIARALAVNPKFIVCDEPVSALDVSIQAQVVNMFEELQEKLGVAYLFIAHDLLIVHHISDRIAVMYLGKMMELADADELNGNPIHPYTLSLLSAVPIPDPETARNSRRIILEGDVPSPLKMPTGCPFRTRCRYATEQCAEEMPQLTDRGNGHMVACWNK; encoded by the coding sequence ATGAGTGAGAAGGAAAAATACCTGTTAAAGGTGGATCACTTAAAACAGTACTTTCCCGTGCGTCAGGGATTTAAGACCATTCCCCTGAAAGCGGTGGATGATATTTCCTTTGCAGTGAAGCCCGGAGAGACACTGGGACTGGTGGGAGAGTCAGGCTGCGGAAAAACCACGGTGGGAAGGACGCTGCTGCGTCTGTATCAGCCCACGGCAGGGAGAATTGAATTTGACGGAAACGTCCTTTTCGACAGCGGAGAACAGTATGACGAAAAGGGAAAGTTAAAACTGGGAACAGACGGGAAACCGGTGATGGGCAAAAAAGTGGATGTGGATATGCTGCCTTACCGGAAGCAGATGCAGATGGTATTTCAGGATCCTTATTCTTCCCTGAACCCCCGGATGACCGTGGAGGATATTATCGGAGAGCCGCTGGATGTACATAAACTGTACAGCGGCAGAGAGGAACGCCGGGAGAAAATCCTGCAGTTAATGGATTTGGTGGGACTGAACGCCGAACATGCCATGCGGTATGCTCATGAATTTTCCGGCGGACAGAGACAGCGTATCGGAATCGCCCGTGCACTGGCGGTAAATCCCAAATTTATTGTGTGCGACGAGCCGGTTTCCGCGCTGGATGTGTCCATTCAGGCACAGGTTGTCAACATGTTTGAAGAATTACAGGAAAAACTGGGCGTAGCCTATCTGTTTATCGCCCATGACCTTTTGATTGTACATCATATTTCCGACCGTATTGCGGTGATGTATCTTGGAAAAATGATGGAGCTGGCGGATGCGGATGAACTGAACGGGAATCCCATCCATCCCTATACGTTAAGCCTGCTGTCGGCGGTTCCCATTCCGGATCCGGAAACAGCGAGAAACAGCAGGCGCATTATTCTGGAGGGAGATGTGCCGAGTCCGCTGAAAATGCCCACGGGCTGTCCATTCCGAACCAGATGCCGGTATGCCACGGAACAGTGTGCAGAAGAGATGCCGCAGCTTACGGACCGGGGGAACGGCCATATGGTTGCATGTTGGAATAAATAA
- a CDS encoding peptide ABC transporter substrate-binding protein produces the protein MKKKLVSVLLVACMALSLTACGGDKNGAANDTKTEGTDENADAADDSSETSQTNTDPNVLNINLASEPDYLDPALNSSVDGGCLAVNTFAGLYTYDKDGNLIPDLATDMPEVKQVTEDGEEVTEGETADAAATDGNEAAEGEAAESTEGEAADEEEKKVYTVYTVKLKESKWSNGDDLTAKDFVYSWNRACAEETAADYGYLFDIIARKDDGTLNVEAPDDYTLVITLTNPCPYFNDLMAFPTFFPVHQASVEAANPDGDIPGKWAEEAGFVCNGAYTLESWNHDESMVYKKNPNYHNVDSVTMEELHFMLNADDTAIYAAYNSGDVDYIDTVPNDEISSLNGVNPEFGILDNLGTYYIGFNVNDPVFDGKTVEEAAKMRQAMNILIDRQFIVENIGQSGQILADSFVPVGMADGNGGVFKQEDTSYYDAETTGAAMVEDAKKLMEEAGYSFTDNGDGSYKIDPAINMTYLTNEGTGHEAIAAAVQQDFALLGIGLEIKTEDWNVFLEDRKNGNFTIAREGWLADYNDPVNMLEIFTSDSGNNDMQLGKGKKSDSAPEWAEYDALITEIRNTADFAKRVELMHTAEDMLMNTWAVVPLYYYNDIYMQKSNVDGIYATIYGMKYFMNATKQ, from the coding sequence ATGAAAAAGAAACTGGTATCTGTATTACTGGTTGCGTGTATGGCATTGAGTCTTACCGCCTGCGGCGGAGATAAAAATGGTGCGGCCAATGATACAAAGACAGAAGGAACAGATGAGAATGCAGATGCTGCAGATGATTCATCTGAAACTTCTCAGACAAACACAGACCCAAACGTGCTGAACATCAATCTGGCATCTGAACCGGATTATCTGGATCCGGCGCTGAACAGTTCTGTGGATGGCGGATGTCTTGCTGTAAATACGTTTGCAGGATTGTATACGTATGACAAAGATGGCAATCTGATTCCGGATCTGGCAACCGATATGCCTGAAGTGAAACAGGTGACAGAAGACGGAGAAGAAGTAACAGAAGGAGAAACAGCGGACGCAGCAGCAACGGACGGAAATGAAGCGGCAGAAGGAGAGGCTGCAGAATCAACAGAAGGAGAAGCAGCAGACGAAGAAGAGAAAAAGGTTTATACTGTTTATACCGTTAAGCTGAAAGAATCCAAATGGAGCAACGGAGATGACCTGACTGCAAAGGATTTTGTGTATAGCTGGAACCGTGCGTGTGCGGAAGAAACAGCGGCAGATTATGGATATCTGTTTGACATTATCGCGCGGAAAGATGACGGCACTCTGAATGTTGAGGCTCCGGATGATTATACCCTGGTGATTACGCTGACTAATCCATGCCCTTATTTCAACGACTTAATGGCGTTCCCCACATTCTTCCCGGTACATCAGGCTTCCGTGGAAGCAGCAAATCCGGACGGAGACATTCCTGGAAAATGGGCGGAGGAAGCAGGATTTGTATGCAACGGCGCTTATACACTGGAATCATGGAATCATGACGAAAGCATGGTCTACAAAAAGAATCCCAATTATCATAATGTTGACAGCGTAACCATGGAAGAACTTCATTTTATGTTAAACGCGGATGATACCGCTATTTACGCGGCATACAACAGCGGCGATGTGGATTATATTGATACCGTGCCAAATGATGAAATTTCTTCTCTGAACGGCGTAAATCCGGAATTCGGTATCCTGGATAACCTGGGAACCTACTATATTGGTTTCAATGTAAACGATCCGGTTTTTGACGGAAAAACCGTAGAAGAAGCAGCAAAAATGCGTCAGGCAATGAATATTCTGATTGACCGTCAGTTCATTGTTGAGAATATCGGGCAGTCCGGACAGATTCTGGCGGATTCCTTTGTTCCGGTGGGTATGGCAGACGGTAACGGCGGCGTATTCAAGCAGGAAGATACCAGCTATTATGACGCAGAGACCACAGGCGCAGCCATGGTAGAAGATGCAAAGAAGCTGATGGAAGAAGCAGGATACAGTTTCACAGACAACGGTGACGGTTCATACAAAATTGATCCGGCAATCAACATGACATATCTGACCAATGAGGGTACCGGCCATGAAGCGATTGCAGCAGCAGTGCAGCAGGATTTTGCACTTCTGGGAATCGGTCTTGAAATCAAGACAGAAGACTGGAACGTATTCCTGGAAGACCGGAAGAACGGAAACTTCACCATCGCCCGTGAGGGATGGCTGGCTGACTACAATGACCCGGTCAATATGCTGGAGATTTTCACTTCCGATTCCGGTAACAATGATATGCAGTTAGGAAAGGGTAAAAAGAGTGATTCCGCGCCTGAATGGGCAGAGTACGACGCACTGATTACAGAAATCCGCAATACTGCAGATTTTGCAAAACGTGTGGAACTGATGCATACGGCAGAAGATATGCTGATGAATACATGGGCAGTTGTTCCGCTGTATTACTACAATGATATCTACATGCAGAAATCAAATGTGGACGGTATCTATGCAACCATCTATGGTATGAAATACTTTATGAATGCAACAAAGCAGTAA
- a CDS encoding ABC transporter substrate-binding protein, with product MKHASHSPCLQMKRVLRKLPLLAVFALWVLLAGCGKDSENTLTVLNYGKYLEPEAIEMFEEETGIKVEYEEYITPENMYTKYRAGAIDYDLICTSDYMIEKLIQEGEVQELNFDNIPLKENLDSTYFDFSKSFDPENKYTIPYFFGTVGILYNKDMVDESEVNSWNILWDEKYSGQIIMADSVRDSFMVPLKLLGESLNTTNEQALKQAQDMLIRQKPLVYSYLVDEAQDEMIGNNAAMAVVYSGEAGYALEFNDKLAFSVPEEGSNMWIDSWFIPKSAKQKENAEKFLNFLCREDISMMNFDYVYYATPNVRTREALDEELQENTTIFPPKETLDNCEVLKPLDDESTMKLNLLWKEVKAAD from the coding sequence ATGAAACATGCATCACATTCCCCCTGCCTGCAAATGAAACGCGTTCTGAGAAAACTTCCTCTGCTGGCGGTATTCGCCCTCTGGGTCCTTCTGGCCGGCTGCGGCAAAGACTCGGAAAACACTCTGACGGTGCTGAATTACGGAAAATATCTGGAACCGGAAGCCATAGAGATGTTTGAGGAAGAGACAGGCATCAAAGTAGAATACGAAGAATACATTACCCCGGAAAATATGTACACAAAATACCGGGCCGGTGCTATTGATTACGATTTAATCTGCACCTCAGATTACATGATAGAAAAACTGATTCAGGAGGGCGAAGTCCAGGAACTGAATTTTGACAATATTCCCCTGAAAGAAAATCTGGATTCCACCTATTTTGATTTTTCAAAATCCTTTGACCCGGAAAACAAATATACCATCCCCTATTTTTTCGGAACAGTGGGAATTCTCTACAACAAAGATATGGTGGATGAATCCGAAGTAAATTCCTGGAATATTCTGTGGGACGAAAAATACAGCGGCCAGATTATCATGGCAGACTCTGTCAGGGACTCTTTTATGGTGCCCTTAAAGCTGCTGGGGGAATCTCTGAATACCACGAACGAACAGGCCCTGAAGCAGGCCCAGGATATGCTGATTCGGCAGAAACCCCTGGTCTATTCCTATCTGGTGGATGAAGCCCAGGACGAAATGATTGGAAATAACGCCGCCATGGCTGTGGTCTATTCCGGAGAGGCCGGATATGCGCTGGAATTTAACGACAAACTCGCTTTTTCCGTACCGGAGGAAGGCTCCAATATGTGGATTGATTCCTGGTTTATCCCAAAATCTGCAAAACAGAAAGAAAATGCGGAAAAATTCCTGAATTTTCTGTGCCGGGAAGATATCTCCATGATGAATTTTGACTATGTATATTATGCCACTCCCAATGTCAGAACCAGAGAAGCTCTGGATGAGGAACTGCAGGAAAACACTACCATCTTCCCGCCAAAAGAAACTCTGGATAACTGCGAAGTATTAAAACCTCTGGACGATGAATCCACCATGAAACTGAATCTGCTCTGGAAGGAAGTAAAGGCAGCAGATTAA
- a CDS encoding ABC transporter permease, whose translation MVKKSAERIYLTIIFLFLYLPIAVLIILSFNDSKTKVQWGGFTLKWYKNLFSDSTIMAAFGTTIFISLASALFATLLGTLAALGIDAMKKRNQTIMIGATNIPLLNADIVTGISMMLLFVRFTRLGMNTVLIAHITFNIPYVILNVLPRLKQSSRTTYEAALDLGATPFYAFVKIIWPQIRPGVLSGFLMAMTMSLDDFSVTYFTKGAGINTLSTMIYTEMRKGIRPEMYALSTILFLLALVLLLFMNFGPSARKMNKGELSP comes from the coding sequence ATGGTAAAAAAATCTGCGGAACGAATTTATCTGACCATTATTTTTCTGTTTTTGTACCTTCCCATTGCGGTGCTGATTATTCTGTCCTTCAATGATTCCAAAACAAAAGTTCAGTGGGGCGGATTTACCCTGAAATGGTACAAAAACCTCTTTTCCGACAGCACCATTATGGCGGCGTTCGGAACCACCATTTTTATTTCTCTGGCTTCCGCCCTGTTTGCCACTCTTCTGGGTACCCTGGCAGCCCTGGGCATCGACGCCATGAAAAAGCGGAATCAGACCATTATGATTGGCGCCACCAATATCCCTCTGCTCAATGCGGATATTGTTACAGGCATTTCCATGATGCTTCTGTTTGTCCGATTTACCAGACTGGGCATGAACACGGTGCTGATTGCACATATTACCTTTAACATTCCCTATGTTATCCTGAATGTGCTGCCCCGGCTGAAACAGAGCAGCCGCACCACCTACGAAGCCGCACTGGATCTGGGAGCCACCCCCTTTTATGCCTTTGTTAAAATCATCTGGCCCCAGATACGCCCCGGCGTGCTTTCCGGCTTTCTCATGGCAATGACCATGTCGCTGGATGATTTTTCTGTCACCTATTTCACCAAAGGCGCGGGCATCAACACATTGTCCACCATGATTTACACGGAAATGCGCAAAGGCATCCGGCCGGAAATGTACGCCCTGTCTACCATTTTATTTTTACTGGCGCTGGTATTGCTGCTGTTTATGAACTTCGGCCCTTCCGCCCGCAAAATGAACAAAGGAGAACTGTCCCCATGA